The proteins below are encoded in one region of Sminthopsis crassicaudata isolate SCR6 chromosome 1, ASM4859323v1, whole genome shotgun sequence:
- the MIER3 gene encoding mesoderm induction early response protein 3 isoform X1 → MAEASFGSSSPVGSLSSEDHDFDPTAEMLVHDYDDERTLEEEEMMDEGKNFSSEIEDLEKEGNMPLEDLLAFYGYESTLPGIAGSSANSSPSELADELPDMTLDKEEIAKDLLSGDDEETQSSADDLTPSVTSHEATDFFPRPLRSNTTYDGDKESEGEDVEADAGNSSEDLRKEIMVGLQYQAEIPPYLGKYGGNEKVYENEDQLLWTPDVVIESKVKEYLVETSLRTGNEKTMTRTSEGTHTRDNEQALYELLKCNHNIKEAIERYCSNGKASQEEMTAWTEEECRNFEHALLIYGKDFHLIQKNKVRTRTVAECVAFYYMWKKSERYDYFAQQTRFGKKRYNHHPGVTDYMDRLVDETEALGGAVNSSALTSNRTEPLPDQQLSILNSFTASDLTALTNSVATVCNSTDVNCLDDSFPPLGNLPRGQVNHVPVVTEELLSLPSNGESDCFNLFETGFYHSELNPMNICGEESERPAKRLKMGIAVPESFINDVSVNNLGVDFENHTHHITSAKMAVSVADFSSLSANETNGFINSHTLHQHTALHSE, encoded by the exons ttggGTCTTTGTCTTCTGAGGATCATGATTTTGACCCCACTGCTGAAATGTTGGTACATGACTATGATGATGAAAGAACtcttgaagaagaagaaatgatggaTGAGGGCAAAAACTTCAGTTCTGAAATAGAAGATTTAGAAAAG GAAGGAAATATGCCTTTGGAAGATTTGCTGGCATTCTATGGCTATGAATCGACTCTTCCGGGAATAGCAGGTTCCAGTGCAAATAGCTCCCCAAGTGAACTTGCAGATGAATTACCAGATATGACACTGGACAAG GAGGAAATAGCAAAAGACCTCTTGTCAGGTGATGATGAAGAAACACAGTCTTCTGCTGATGATCTAACACCGTCAGTCACTTCACATGAAGCTACAGATTTCTTCCCTCGACCTTTAAGAT CTAACACTACTTATGATGGAGATAAGGAATCAGAAGGTGAAGATGTTGAAGCAGATGCTGGTAATTCATCTGAAGATTTAAGGAAG GAAATAATGGTGGGTTTACAATATCAAGCTGAAATTCCACCCTATCTTGGAAAGTACGGCGGTAACGAAAAGG TGTATGAAAATGAAGATCAGTTATTGTGGACTCCTGATGTGGTTATAGAGAGCAAAGTTAAAGAATATCTTGTTGAGACCTCTTTAAGAACTGGAAATGAAAAAACGATGACCCGGACCTCTGAGGGAACACACACAAGGGATAATGAGCAG GCACTATATGAACTTCTCAAATGTAATCACAACATAAAAGAAGCAATTGAAAGATACTGCAGCAATGGAAAAGCATCTCAAG AAGAGATGACAGCATGGACAGAAGAAGAATGCAGAAATTTTGAACATGCCCTTCTGATTTATGGGAAAGATTTTCATCTTATACAGAAGAATAAG gTGAGAACTAGAACTGTTGCTGAATGTGTAGCTTTTTACTACATGTGGAAGAAATCAGAACGTTATGATTACTTTGCTCAACAAACAAGATTTGGAAAAAAACGATATAACCATCATCCAGGAGTCAC GGACTACATGGATCGTTTGGTAGATGAAACAGAAGCTCTCGGGGGAGCAGTAAATTCTTCAGCCTTAACGTCTAACCGGACCGAGCCTCTTCCTGACCAGCAGTTAAGCATCCTGAACTCCTTCACTGCCAGCGACTTGACAG cgtTGACCAACAGCGTCGCTACAGTCTGCAACTCGACAGACGTGAATTGCCTCGATGACAGCTTTCCTCCACTGGGCAATTTGCCCCGGGGACAAGTAAATCATGTGCCTGTTGTAACAGAAGAGTTACTTAGCCTGCCTAGCAATGGTGAAAgtgattgttttaatttattcgAGACTGGATTTTATCATTCAGAGCTAAACCCTATGAACATCTGCGGtgaagagtcagaaagaccagcaaagagattaaaaatgggCATTGCTGTCCCTGAGTCTTTTATAAATGATGTTTCTGTAAATAACCTGGGTGTGGACTTTGAAAATCACACGCATCATATTACCAGTGCCAAAATGGCCGTCTCAGTGGCTGACTTCAGCAGTCTCTCTGCAAACGAGACAAATGGTTTCATCAACTCCCACACTCTCCATCAACACACTGCCCTTCACTCAGAGTGA
- the MIER3 gene encoding mesoderm induction early response protein 3 isoform X2, whose translation MLVHDYDDERTLEEEEMMDEGKNFSSEIEDLEKEGNMPLEDLLAFYGYESTLPGIAGSSANSSPSELADELPDMTLDKEEIAKDLLSGDDEETQSSADDLTPSVTSHEATDFFPRPLRSNTTYDGDKESEGEDVEADAGNSSEDLRKEIMVGLQYQAEIPPYLGKYGGNEKVYENEDQLLWTPDVVIESKVKEYLVETSLRTGNEKTMTRTSEGTHTRDNEQALYELLKCNHNIKEAIERYCSNGKASQEEMTAWTEEECRNFEHALLIYGKDFHLIQKNKVRTRTVAECVAFYYMWKKSERYDYFAQQTRFGKKRYNHHPGVTDYMDRLVDETEALGGAVNSSALTSNRTEPLPDQQLSILNSFTASDLTALTNSVATVCNSTDVNCLDDSFPPLGNLPRGQVNHVPVVTEELLSLPSNGESDCFNLFETGFYHSELNPMNICGEESERPAKRLKMGIAVPESFINDVSVNNLGVDFENHTHHITSAKMAVSVADFSSLSANETNGFINSHTLHQHTALHSE comes from the exons ATGTTGGTACATGACTATGATGATGAAAGAACtcttgaagaagaagaaatgatggaTGAGGGCAAAAACTTCAGTTCTGAAATAGAAGATTTAGAAAAG GAAGGAAATATGCCTTTGGAAGATTTGCTGGCATTCTATGGCTATGAATCGACTCTTCCGGGAATAGCAGGTTCCAGTGCAAATAGCTCCCCAAGTGAACTTGCAGATGAATTACCAGATATGACACTGGACAAG GAGGAAATAGCAAAAGACCTCTTGTCAGGTGATGATGAAGAAACACAGTCTTCTGCTGATGATCTAACACCGTCAGTCACTTCACATGAAGCTACAGATTTCTTCCCTCGACCTTTAAGAT CTAACACTACTTATGATGGAGATAAGGAATCAGAAGGTGAAGATGTTGAAGCAGATGCTGGTAATTCATCTGAAGATTTAAGGAAG GAAATAATGGTGGGTTTACAATATCAAGCTGAAATTCCACCCTATCTTGGAAAGTACGGCGGTAACGAAAAGG TGTATGAAAATGAAGATCAGTTATTGTGGACTCCTGATGTGGTTATAGAGAGCAAAGTTAAAGAATATCTTGTTGAGACCTCTTTAAGAACTGGAAATGAAAAAACGATGACCCGGACCTCTGAGGGAACACACACAAGGGATAATGAGCAG GCACTATATGAACTTCTCAAATGTAATCACAACATAAAAGAAGCAATTGAAAGATACTGCAGCAATGGAAAAGCATCTCAAG AAGAGATGACAGCATGGACAGAAGAAGAATGCAGAAATTTTGAACATGCCCTTCTGATTTATGGGAAAGATTTTCATCTTATACAGAAGAATAAG gTGAGAACTAGAACTGTTGCTGAATGTGTAGCTTTTTACTACATGTGGAAGAAATCAGAACGTTATGATTACTTTGCTCAACAAACAAGATTTGGAAAAAAACGATATAACCATCATCCAGGAGTCAC GGACTACATGGATCGTTTGGTAGATGAAACAGAAGCTCTCGGGGGAGCAGTAAATTCTTCAGCCTTAACGTCTAACCGGACCGAGCCTCTTCCTGACCAGCAGTTAAGCATCCTGAACTCCTTCACTGCCAGCGACTTGACAG cgtTGACCAACAGCGTCGCTACAGTCTGCAACTCGACAGACGTGAATTGCCTCGATGACAGCTTTCCTCCACTGGGCAATTTGCCCCGGGGACAAGTAAATCATGTGCCTGTTGTAACAGAAGAGTTACTTAGCCTGCCTAGCAATGGTGAAAgtgattgttttaatttattcgAGACTGGATTTTATCATTCAGAGCTAAACCCTATGAACATCTGCGGtgaagagtcagaaagaccagcaaagagattaaaaatgggCATTGCTGTCCCTGAGTCTTTTATAAATGATGTTTCTGTAAATAACCTGGGTGTGGACTTTGAAAATCACACGCATCATATTACCAGTGCCAAAATGGCCGTCTCAGTGGCTGACTTCAGCAGTCTCTCTGCAAACGAGACAAATGGTTTCATCAACTCCCACACTCTCCATCAACACACTGCCCTTCACTCAGAGTGA